A genome region from Akkermansiaceae bacterium includes the following:
- a CDS encoding PEGA domain-containing protein yields MKGISRKILCALAILSAPAAAQEEEQEFGTLNILSLVAGDTPCEVKLSGQAVMPDGLKAGNTTGWFFIPAGKHEMRIGHPEFRDASGTIEVAKGSTQVVVVFLMPSKRIKVDGTPYPPDLRIRRYPAFETPKGFALKAASMLEEPARYSIGGKTFSFEKADAIDIPNWNGNGFKVSQGEKTLASISNREDRGSYYVFFAGNPDGTHLAGIVHANPIAIPKP; encoded by the coding sequence ATGAAAGGGATCTCTAGGAAAATCCTCTGTGCCCTCGCCATCCTCTCGGCACCTGCCGCAGCCCAGGAGGAGGAGCAGGAATTCGGAACGCTCAACATACTCAGCCTTGTCGCGGGGGACACCCCTTGCGAGGTAAAGCTCTCCGGGCAAGCCGTCATGCCGGACGGCCTCAAGGCAGGCAACACCACCGGCTGGTTCTTCATCCCCGCCGGCAAGCACGAGATGCGCATCGGGCACCCGGAATTCAGGGACGCCTCCGGCACCATCGAGGTGGCCAAGGGCAGCACCCAGGTCGTCGTCGTTTTCCTGATGCCCTCCAAGCGGATCAAGGTCGATGGCACGCCCTACCCGCCCGATCTCCGTATCCGCCGCTACCCCGCTTTCGAAACCCCGAAGGGCTTCGCACTCAAGGCCGCCTCCATGCTTGAGGAACCCGCCCGATACTCCATCGGCGGGAAAACCTTCTCCTTCGAGAAGGCCGACGCCATCGACATCCCGAATTGGAACGGAAACGGCTTCAAGGTCAGCCAGGGGGAGAAAACCCTCGCAAGCATCTCGAACCGCGAAGACCGCGGCTCCTACTACGTGTTTTTCGCAGGCAACCCGGACGGCACCCACCTCGCGGGTATCGTCCATGCCAATCCCATCGCAATCCCAAAGCCCTGA